Proteins found in one Elusimicrobiota bacterium genomic segment:
- a CDS encoding phenylalanine--tRNA ligase subunit beta translates to MKVSYNWLKEHLPLELSATELAGHLLKIGFEVAGHERLGPTFTGVVVGKVVSKEKHPNADKLSVCVVDDGATKRTVVCGAPNVDAGQTVAYARPGAVLPGNFKIEGRKLRGVESQGMICSRAELGLPKDVDGIWVMGEGPALGSDVGSLLGPADDILEVEVTTNRPDCLSHRGLARELAAYFHKELKPLGGGMLESAKPSFPVTVEDGEACPFYGGRLIEGVTVGESPAWLKTKLESIGLRPINSVVDVTNYVLHDIGQPLHAFDADKLTGSKIIVRRSKAGEKLLALDHRVYDLPAGLLVIADGEKPVALAGVMGGEDSAVTTATKRIILEGAFFNPAEARRSSQKTRLRSDSSYRFERGTDPEAPRAAADRAAALILQIAGGSAAKPFEVAAPRPRRQPIQASVGKINAVLGADFADLAVLQALGAIGDVNGNGVEFTYTAPSWRHDLLTANDLAEEVGRFLGYDNIPYRMAPMAARAARLTPVETESRRVRTRLAGLGLWEAYNYDLVSEKTLLACRLTAEGQPRVAQPLSEDWAVMRSSLLPGLLKNAQHNLSRGADAVRFFEVGKSYAIRGKEVDETWRVAGILLGPVLDARWQTARAPRASFYDGKAIVEDLLEKAGPIAWAKLSEPGAGRTPSDPLFHPTNSLRATINGAPVATVGWLHPRVARAHDLEREGAVVFDANLDWLAGREAAQDRFEEFSTLPSSRRDLALVLDKAVPYARLEAVIRDCRVPELQSVLLFDVYEGKNIPEDKKSLAIRLTFGRFDRTLTDPEVAKAVETIVAALAKELGASLRG, encoded by the coding sequence ATGAAAGTCTCCTATAACTGGCTCAAGGAGCATCTCCCTCTCGAGCTCTCCGCGACGGAGCTCGCGGGCCATCTGCTCAAGATCGGCTTCGAGGTCGCGGGCCACGAGCGCCTGGGGCCGACCTTCACCGGCGTCGTCGTCGGCAAGGTCGTGTCGAAGGAGAAGCACCCCAACGCCGACAAGCTCTCCGTCTGCGTCGTCGACGACGGCGCGACGAAGCGGACGGTCGTGTGCGGCGCCCCGAACGTGGACGCGGGACAGACCGTGGCCTACGCGCGCCCCGGCGCCGTGCTTCCGGGCAATTTCAAGATCGAGGGCCGCAAGCTGCGCGGCGTCGAGAGCCAGGGCATGATCTGCTCCCGCGCCGAGCTGGGGCTGCCGAAGGACGTCGACGGGATCTGGGTCATGGGCGAGGGCCCGGCGCTCGGCTCCGACGTGGGCTCCCTCCTGGGCCCGGCGGACGACATCCTCGAGGTCGAGGTCACGACGAACCGCCCCGACTGCCTGTCCCACCGCGGCCTCGCGCGCGAGCTCGCCGCCTACTTCCACAAGGAATTGAAGCCTCTCGGCGGGGGCATGCTGGAAAGCGCCAAGCCCTCGTTCCCCGTGACGGTCGAGGACGGCGAGGCGTGCCCGTTCTACGGCGGGCGCCTCATCGAGGGCGTCACCGTGGGCGAAAGCCCGGCGTGGCTGAAAACGAAGCTCGAGTCGATCGGCCTCCGGCCGATCAACAGCGTGGTCGACGTCACGAACTACGTCCTGCACGACATCGGTCAGCCGCTTCATGCGTTCGACGCGGATAAACTGACCGGATCGAAGATCATCGTGCGCCGGTCGAAGGCCGGGGAAAAGCTCTTGGCGCTGGATCATCGCGTCTATGACCTTCCGGCGGGACTGCTCGTGATCGCCGACGGGGAGAAGCCCGTCGCGCTGGCCGGGGTCATGGGCGGAGAGGACTCCGCGGTCACGACGGCCACGAAACGGATCATTCTCGAGGGCGCTTTTTTCAATCCCGCCGAAGCGCGGAGATCGTCGCAAAAGACACGCTTACGGTCCGATTCCTCTTATCGCTTCGAACGCGGGACCGACCCGGAGGCGCCGCGCGCGGCGGCGGATCGGGCGGCGGCGTTGATATTACAGATCGCGGGCGGTTCCGCGGCCAAGCCCTTCGAGGTGGCGGCTCCACGGCCGAGACGTCAGCCGATTCAGGCGAGCGTGGGGAAGATCAATGCGGTGTTGGGGGCGGATTTTGCCGATCTCGCCGTCTTGCAGGCGCTCGGGGCGATCGGCGACGTCAACGGCAACGGCGTGGAGTTCACGTATACCGCACCTTCCTGGCGGCATGACCTTTTGACGGCGAACGACCTCGCGGAAGAGGTGGGGCGGTTCCTCGGGTACGACAACATTCCTTACCGAATGGCGCCGATGGCGGCGCGCGCGGCGCGGCTCACGCCGGTCGAGACGGAATCGCGCCGCGTGCGAACGAGATTAGCGGGACTCGGACTATGGGAAGCGTATAACTACGACCTCGTGTCCGAGAAAACGCTCTTGGCTTGCCGCCTGACGGCGGAGGGGCAGCCGCGCGTCGCGCAGCCTCTGTCCGAGGATTGGGCCGTGATGCGGTCATCTCTCCTCCCGGGCCTGCTGAAGAATGCCCAGCACAACCTCAGCCGCGGTGCCGATGCGGTGCGTTTCTTCGAAGTCGGAAAGTCGTACGCGATCCGCGGCAAGGAGGTCGACGAGACCTGGCGCGTCGCGGGGATATTGCTGGGGCCGGTGCTTGACGCGCGTTGGCAGACGGCGCGGGCGCCCCGCGCGTCTTTTTACGACGGGAAGGCGATCGTCGAGGATCTCCTGGAAAAAGCCGGGCCGATCGCGTGGGCGAAGCTTTCCGAACCCGGCGCCGGCAGAACGCCTTCCGACCCGCTCTTCCACCCGACCAATTCCTTGCGCGCGACGATCAACGGCGCCCCCGTGGCGACCGTCGGCTGGCTGCACCCGCGCGTGGCCCGCGCCCACGACCTCGAGCGCGAGGGCGCGGTCGTCTTCGACGCGAACCTCGACTGGCTCGCCGGACGCGAAGCCGCGCAGGACCGCTTCGAGGAGTTCTCGACGCTCCCCAGCTCGCGCCGCGACCTGGCCCTCGTCCTCGACAAGGCCGTGCCGTACGCGCGCCTCGAGGCCGTCATCCGGGACTGCCGCGTTCCCGAGCTCCAGAGCGTCCTGCTCTTCGACGTGTACGAAGGCAAGAACATCCCCGAGGATAAGAAGAGCCTCGCGATCCGCCTGACCTTCGGGCGCTTCGACCGCACCCTGACCGACCCCGAGGTCGCCAAGGCCGTCGAGACGATCGTCGCCGCGCTCGCCAAGGAGCTCGGCGCGAGCCTGCGGGGCTGA
- a CDS encoding cell division protein ZapA gives MNEKVEVQIGTRRLVVEMEGWTPIEINALAQKVSERVVQMQSHNTNVADTSKIALLVALSFAAELDKERQAHDLTRRLLENKAESLSQSLRESLQAGSDTNG, from the coding sequence ATGAACGAGAAAGTCGAGGTCCAGATCGGCACGCGCCGGCTCGTCGTCGAGATGGAGGGCTGGACGCCCATCGAGATCAACGCGCTGGCGCAGAAGGTGTCCGAGCGCGTGGTCCAGATGCAGAGCCACAACACCAACGTGGCCGACACCTCGAAGATCGCCCTGCTCGTCGCGCTGTCCTTCGCGGCCGAGCTCGACAAGGAGCGCCAGGCGCACGACCTGACGAGGCGCCTGCTCGAGAACAAGGCCGAGTCCCTGTCGCAGTCCCTGCGCGAGTCGCTCCAGGCCGGCTCCGACACGAACGGATGA
- a CDS encoding replication-associated recombination protein A yields the protein MSELFAAGAGALPLAARMAPRSLDEFAGQNALLGPGKLLRRLVESKRFTSAIFFGPPGCGKTALARYIAGQSNAEVVELNAVTAGVADIRKAVEQAKYSATLGRRTLLLVDEIHHFNKTQQDALLPSVERGDVLLIGMTTENPGFYVNAALRSRVTAFEFMPVPESELEKILDNALNDDDRGVSSLRVIMTPEARAHLVRQSGGDARRLLNALEIAALTTAADGNGERRVTLAVAEESIQKRQIRYDKKSDDHYDHISAFIKSIRGTDPDAALYWMAKMLEAGEEPRFIARRILIAASEDVGNADFRALLVAEAAFRAVEVLGMPEARITLAQAVTFVASAPKSNAAYLAVDKASAEVREGPSREVPLPLRDANMDAKERGHGQGYKYPHDFPGHWTAQEYMPNPVRFYEPTDQGDEKRIAERLKSLRG from the coding sequence ATGAGCGAGCTCTTCGCCGCGGGCGCCGGGGCTCTCCCGCTGGCGGCGCGGATGGCGCCGCGGAGCCTGGACGAGTTCGCGGGGCAGAACGCGCTTCTCGGGCCGGGTAAGCTTCTCCGGCGTCTCGTGGAGAGCAAGCGCTTCACCTCGGCGATCTTCTTCGGGCCTCCGGGCTGCGGGAAGACCGCCTTGGCGAGATACATCGCGGGGCAGTCCAACGCGGAAGTCGTCGAGCTCAACGCGGTCACGGCGGGAGTGGCGGACATCAGGAAGGCCGTGGAACAGGCCAAATATTCGGCGACCCTCGGCAGAAGGACTTTATTGCTCGTCGACGAGATACACCACTTCAACAAGACGCAGCAGGACGCGCTGCTGCCGTCGGTCGAGCGCGGGGACGTGCTCTTGATCGGCATGACGACGGAAAATCCGGGGTTTTACGTCAACGCCGCGTTGAGATCTCGCGTCACGGCGTTCGAGTTCATGCCGGTGCCGGAGTCCGAGCTGGAAAAGATCCTCGACAACGCCTTGAACGACGACGACAGGGGCGTCTCGTCACTACGGGTCATCATGACGCCCGAGGCCCGGGCTCACCTGGTACGGCAGTCCGGCGGGGACGCGCGGCGGCTATTGAACGCACTGGAGATCGCCGCGCTGACGACGGCGGCTGACGGCAACGGCGAACGACGGGTGACTCTTGCGGTGGCCGAAGAATCCATCCAAAAACGGCAGATTCGATACGACAAGAAATCCGACGACCATTACGATCACATCTCCGCCTTCATCAAGTCCATCCGCGGAACGGACCCCGACGCCGCCCTCTATTGGATGGCCAAGATGCTCGAGGCGGGCGAAGAGCCCCGGTTCATCGCGCGGAGGATATTGATCGCCGCGTCCGAGGACGTCGGGAACGCTGACTTCCGCGCGTTGCTCGTGGCAGAAGCGGCGTTCCGCGCCGTCGAGGTCCTGGGCATGCCCGAGGCGCGGATAACGCTCGCGCAGGCGGTGACCTTCGTCGCGTCGGCGCCCAAAAGCAACGCCGCCTATCTCGCCGTCGACAAGGCCTCCGCCGAGGTCCGCGAGGGTCCCTCCCGGGAAGTCCCTTTACCCCTTCGCGACGCCAACATGGACGCCAAGGAGCGCGGCCACGGCCAGGGCTATAAATATCCTCACGATTTCCCCGGCCATTGGACGGCGCAGGAGTACATGCCCAACCCGGTCCGTTTTTATGAACCGACCGACCAAGGCGACGAGAAGCGCATCGCCGAGCGCTTGAAGTCCCTCCGCGGCTGA
- a CDS encoding AMP-binding protein, whose product MIHRILLLIVVPVTSFAGVVRLPSLQTAPSLSVPVAAPSLSVPALAAPALSVPSLAAAAPIPAPALQAVRAAAAALPDPKAPAASAKAAVGASFDASVIRKPGSDAVAGAFSLPSSLSAPSAGETPGPSFVPAASAPADRPLFFRRYGLLRLAVRPFVRLLYKTSISGLENLPAGPAVIVPNHISYVDAILISFAADRPMRFMMKRSIFDKMPRLLGALGAIPVSSKDGPARIEASLEAARQAIRAGQSVVIFPEGQLTLTGNMIGFRRGFERIVEKAPAPVIPAYLDGLWGSAFSMQKGPSLWSRLKELPRPVSVRFGPALAEPTAQAARLAVTELGAAAMGDRVASRRRPLAREFFASAMRSFGKPAIADSMGADLTYGKALTGALLLGRALDAKLESRPNAAVLLPPSAGGSLANLALASVGRVPVNLNYTASREAVEHALKSAEITDVVTSRKFLEALKTERGFELPADKTIIYLEDIAPTIPQWKKTALYLLLKVLPSSMAEKLFLGKASRNLDDTATILFTSGSSALPKGVVLTHKNVLANVEMVREILPWAERDAMLGVLPFFHSFGFTVTLWMPLVSGMSAAYHVHPMQAEAIGKLAARFKPTLLLATPAFLQRYSQKIPAEAFEGLRLVIAGAEKLRDTVADEFAAKFGVRPYEGYGATELSPVASAGTPDAGGQKGSKPGSVGRALPGTAVKAVDLKTGKPVPDGEVGMLMVKGPHVMKGYLGQPEKTAEVLQDGWYVTGDLGTIDRDGFISITGRLSRFSKLAGEMVSHTAVEEKLQQAAGLADMTFVVTGVKDEKRGEKLVVLYAGWDGDVEALLAKMRAAGVPNLWLPAKSSFYKVEQIPLLGTGKLDLKAVNELAARLAGN is encoded by the coding sequence ATGATCCATCGGATTCTTCTCTTGATCGTCGTGCCGGTGACGAGCTTCGCCGGGGTCGTGCGCCTGCCGTCCCTTCAAACCGCGCCTTCCCTCTCGGTTCCGGTCGCCGCGCCCTCCCTCTCCGTTCCGGCGCTCGCCGCGCCCGCCCTAAGCGTTCCATCGCTGGCCGCCGCCGCTCCGATCCCCGCTCCGGCTCTCCAGGCCGTCCGCGCCGCGGCCGCCGCTCTCCCCGACCCGAAGGCGCCCGCCGCCTCGGCCAAGGCCGCCGTCGGCGCGTCCTTCGACGCCTCCGTCATCCGCAAGCCGGGGTCCGACGCCGTCGCCGGCGCCTTCTCGCTCCCGTCCTCGCTGTCCGCGCCCTCCGCCGGCGAGACGCCCGGGCCGTCCTTCGTTCCCGCCGCGTCCGCGCCCGCCGACCGCCCGCTGTTCTTCCGCCGCTACGGCCTCCTGCGCCTCGCCGTCCGGCCTTTCGTTCGCCTGCTGTATAAGACCTCGATCTCCGGCCTCGAGAACCTCCCCGCCGGGCCGGCGGTGATCGTCCCCAATCATATCTCCTACGTGGACGCCATCCTGATCTCCTTCGCGGCGGACCGGCCGATGCGCTTCATGATGAAGCGCTCGATCTTCGACAAGATGCCCCGCCTCCTCGGCGCGCTGGGCGCGATCCCGGTCTCGTCGAAGGACGGCCCGGCCCGGATCGAGGCCTCCCTCGAGGCGGCGCGCCAGGCGATCCGCGCGGGTCAGAGCGTGGTGATCTTCCCCGAGGGCCAGCTCACCTTGACCGGCAACATGATCGGCTTCCGCCGCGGCTTCGAGCGGATCGTCGAGAAAGCCCCCGCGCCGGTGATCCCCGCCTACCTCGACGGCCTGTGGGGCTCCGCGTTCTCGATGCAGAAGGGGCCCTCGCTGTGGAGCCGGCTCAAGGAGCTGCCGCGCCCGGTGTCGGTGCGCTTCGGCCCGGCCCTGGCCGAGCCGACCGCCCAGGCCGCGCGCCTGGCCGTGACCGAGCTCGGAGCCGCCGCGATGGGAGACCGCGTCGCCTCCCGCCGCCGCCCGCTGGCGCGCGAGTTCTTCGCCTCCGCGATGCGCTCCTTCGGCAAGCCCGCGATCGCCGACTCGATGGGCGCGGACCTGACCTACGGCAAGGCGCTGACCGGCGCGCTGCTGCTCGGGCGAGCCCTCGACGCGAAGCTCGAGAGCCGCCCCAACGCCGCCGTGCTCCTGCCCCCGTCGGCCGGCGGGTCTCTGGCGAACCTGGCGCTCGCCTCCGTCGGGCGCGTTCCCGTCAACCTCAACTATACCGCCAGCCGCGAGGCCGTCGAGCACGCCCTCAAGAGCGCGGAGATCACCGACGTCGTGACCTCGCGCAAGTTCCTCGAGGCGTTGAAGACCGAGCGCGGCTTCGAGCTCCCGGCGGACAAGACGATCATCTATCTCGAGGACATAGCTCCGACCATCCCCCAGTGGAAGAAGACCGCGCTGTATCTCCTGCTCAAGGTCCTCCCCTCGTCGATGGCGGAGAAACTGTTCCTCGGCAAGGCGTCGAGGAACCTCGACGACACCGCGACCATCCTGTTCACCAGCGGCTCGAGCGCCTTGCCCAAGGGCGTCGTGCTGACTCATAAGAACGTCCTGGCCAACGTGGAGATGGTGCGCGAGATCCTGCCGTGGGCCGAGCGCGACGCGATGCTCGGCGTCCTGCCCTTCTTCCATTCCTTCGGCTTCACGGTGACGCTGTGGATGCCGCTGGTCTCGGGAATGTCCGCCGCCTATCACGTCCATCCGATGCAGGCCGAGGCGATCGGCAAGCTCGCGGCGAGGTTCAAGCCCACCTTGCTGCTCGCCACCCCCGCCTTCCTGCAGCGCTACTCGCAGAAGATCCCGGCCGAGGCGTTCGAGGGGCTGCGCCTCGTGATCGCCGGCGCCGAGAAGTTGCGCGACACCGTCGCCGACGAGTTCGCGGCGAAGTTCGGCGTGCGCCCCTACGAGGGCTACGGCGCGACCGAGCTGTCCCCCGTCGCCTCCGCCGGCACGCCGGACGCGGGCGGCCAGAAGGGCTCCAAGCCCGGCTCCGTCGGCCGCGCCTTGCCCGGCACCGCGGTCAAGGCGGTGGACCTCAAGACCGGCAAGCCCGTCCCCGACGGCGAGGTCGGCATGCTGATGGTCAAGGGGCCCCACGTCATGAAGGGCTACCTCGGCCAGCCGGAGAAGACGGCCGAGGTGCTCCAGGACGGCTGGTACGTCACCGGCGACCTGGGCACGATCGACCGCGACGGGTTCATCTCGATCACCGGCCGCCTGTCGCGCTTCTCCAAGCTCGCCGGCGAGATGGTCTCGCACACCGCCGTCGAGGAGAAGCTACAGCAGGCCGCGGGCCTGGCCGACATGACCTTCGTCGTCACGGGCGTCAAGGACGAGAAGCGCGGCGAGAAGCTCGTCGTCCTGTACGCGGGCTGGGACGGCGACGTCGAGGCCCTGCTGGCGAAGATGCGCGCGGCCGGGGTGCCGAACCTTTGGCTCCCAGCGAAGTCCTCGTTCTACAAGGTCGAGCAGATCCCCCTGCTCGGCACCGGCAAGCTCGACCTGAAGGCCGTCAACGAGCTCGCGGCTCGCCTCGCCGGGAATTAA
- the xseA gene encoding exodeoxyribonuclease VII large subunit has translation MEPTRRVFTISELNAQVHELLEASFPELWVEGEVSNCKAYPSGHTYLSLKDDKAQVRAVLFKGSSFGVKFKLQDGLKILARGRVTSYEARGELQFIISAAEPREKGALQLALEQLKAKLMAEGLFDASRKKALPPFPRSVGLVTSGQGAAVRDMIHVLSRRWPGLEIRVWPVKVQGPGAAAEISDAIRGFNELATDTDVLLVGRGGGSIEDLWAFNEEPVARAIAASDIPVISCVGHETDTTIADFVADLRAPTPSAAAELAVPEKSAIMDRVAELVDAMALELTDTLDALSRRLLYAAAHPFLKDPRRLWEQRVQRVDDLSMRLPEALRRRLETLGLRLGAAAGRLDAISPLNVLARGYAIATSKGKILTSPKQVKKGDPVSVRLSEGEIDCEVS, from the coding sequence GTGGAGCCGACCCGCCGCGTCTTCACGATCTCCGAGCTCAACGCCCAGGTCCACGAGCTCCTCGAGGCCTCGTTCCCCGAGCTGTGGGTCGAGGGCGAGGTCTCCAACTGCAAGGCGTACCCCTCCGGGCACACCTATCTCAGCCTCAAGGACGACAAGGCGCAGGTGCGCGCCGTTCTGTTCAAGGGCTCGTCGTTCGGGGTCAAGTTCAAGCTCCAAGACGGCCTCAAAATACTCGCCCGCGGACGCGTCACCTCCTACGAGGCCCGCGGCGAGCTGCAGTTCATCATCTCCGCCGCCGAGCCCCGCGAGAAGGGCGCGCTGCAGCTGGCGCTCGAACAGCTCAAGGCCAAGCTCATGGCCGAGGGCCTCTTCGACGCGTCAAGAAAAAAAGCCCTCCCTCCTTTTCCGAGATCGGTCGGCCTGGTCACCTCGGGACAGGGGGCCGCTGTCCGGGACATGATCCACGTCCTTTCCCGCCGCTGGCCGGGCCTCGAGATCCGGGTCTGGCCCGTGAAGGTGCAGGGCCCCGGCGCCGCGGCCGAGATCTCGGACGCGATACGCGGCTTCAACGAGCTCGCCACCGACACCGACGTCCTCCTCGTCGGCCGCGGCGGCGGCTCGATCGAGGACCTATGGGCGTTCAACGAGGAGCCCGTCGCCCGCGCGATCGCCGCGTCGGACATCCCGGTCATCTCCTGCGTCGGCCACGAGACCGACACGACGATCGCCGACTTCGTCGCCGACCTGCGCGCGCCGACGCCTTCGGCCGCGGCGGAGCTGGCCGTCCCCGAGAAGAGCGCGATCATGGACCGCGTCGCGGAGCTCGTCGACGCGATGGCGCTGGAGCTCACCGACACGCTGGACGCCCTGAGCCGGCGCCTGCTGTACGCGGCCGCGCACCCGTTCCTGAAGGACCCGCGCCGCCTGTGGGAGCAGCGGGTGCAGCGCGTCGACGACCTGTCGATGCGCCTCCCGGAGGCGCTGCGGCGGAGGCTGGAGACTCTGGGCCTGCGCCTCGGCGCCGCCGCGGGACGGCTCGACGCGATCAGCCCGCTGAACGTCCTCGCGCGCGGCTACGCGATCGCGACGAGCAAAGGAAAGATTTTGACGAGCCCGAAGCAGGTGAAGAAGGGCGATCCGGTGAGCGTGCGCCTGTCGGAAGGCGAGATCGATTGCGAGGTGTCCTAG
- a CDS encoding exodeoxyribonuclease VII small subunit has translation MAKESKAETFEKSLESLEELVRELEAGDKGLDESLALFEKGVVLAKDLSKRLEDAKTKVEALSKEGGKLVKKPFAAED, from the coding sequence GTGGCCAAGGAATCCAAGGCGGAGACGTTCGAGAAGTCGCTGGAGTCGCTCGAGGAACTGGTGCGCGAGCTCGAGGCGGGCGACAAGGGGCTCGACGAGTCCCTCGCGCTGTTCGAGAAGGGCGTCGTGCTCGCCAAGGACCTCTCGAAGCGGCTCGAAGACGCGAAGACGAAGGTCGAGGCCCTGTCCAAGGAAGGCGGGAAGCTGGTGAAGAAGCCGTTCGCGGCCGAAGACTGA
- a CDS encoding YceI family protein, whose protein sequence is MSSKTMLAAAALALGAVLPAAAQTPGFAPDKACVSWKTRKRLFLFKKLEPAGLSCAVKVEAVPEKGARRLRVAVPVASFDSGEPARDKHVLEILKASVQPELVFLSKPYGAKEWADLREGRAAAIEGDLRIGGADYPVALSAAVGDGAAFGTVKTRFDAFNIPAPAVAGGLVAKVADELELGYRIPLAEVPR, encoded by the coding sequence ATGAGCTCGAAAACCATGCTCGCCGCCGCGGCCCTCGCCTTGGGGGCCGTCCTGCCTGCCGCCGCGCAGACCCCGGGCTTCGCGCCCGACAAGGCCTGCGTGTCCTGGAAGACGCGCAAGCGCCTCTTCCTCTTCAAGAAGCTCGAGCCGGCCGGCCTTAGCTGCGCCGTCAAGGTCGAGGCCGTGCCGGAGAAGGGCGCCCGCCGCCTGCGCGTCGCCGTGCCCGTCGCCTCCTTCGACAGCGGCGAGCCGGCGCGGGACAAGCACGTGCTCGAGATCCTGAAGGCTTCCGTCCAGCCCGAGCTCGTGTTCCTCTCGAAGCCCTACGGCGCCAAGGAGTGGGCGGACCTGCGCGAGGGCCGCGCGGCCGCGATCGAGGGCGATCTTCGGATCGGCGGCGCGGACTACCCCGTCGCGCTGTCGGCGGCCGTCGGGGACGGCGCCGCGTTCGGCACGGTGAAGACGCGCTTCGACGCGTTCAATATCCCGGCGCCGGCCGTGGCCGGCGGCCTCGTCGCGAAGGTCGCCGACGAGCTCGAGCTGGGCTACCGGATACCGCTCGCGGAGGTGCCGAGATGA